The proteins below are encoded in one region of Sulfolobus islandicus Y.N.15.51:
- the purL gene encoding phosphoribosylformylglycinamidine synthase subunit PurL, which translates to MGLNLLPIEMDDIRKRLDREPNEIEWRVIDAVWSEHCSYKSSKIFLKSFSIDSPNVIMGIKDWQDAGAVDIGDGWAIVIKVESHNHPSAIDPFNGAATGVGGIIRDIISKGAKPIALMDMIRVGNLKIRKNVWLLKNIIAGIAAYGNSIGVPVVGGELSFDDTYNDNPLVDVAAIGIVRKDKIKPSIVDKAGLKLVLAGLTGIDGLGGASFASRKLSGEDEIGAVQIADPFAGKIILDVTLEIADKVEAIKDLGGGGLAVAVTEMANGLGAIVDIEKIPLRVKNMDPADVIISETQERMLYAVEEKNVEEVCKAFEEYEYPCSVIGEITSEPIIKFRYFGKDLVSLPTNALLEPPKFLWPIKNVRKNVEEKNVDLSLESTIYTVLSHPDLVSKEWVYSQFDYEVNTSTVVKPGDANGAVVSLPNGKLLAIKADGNPDLCSEDAYECGKGIVAEAYRNLATVGARGMVAVDHLQFGDPKKPEVYYTFVEAIRGIGEATRFFNIPIVGGKVSFYNENSQGKPIKPTPLIVMAGLVQGKLLKNRVEDSSYVVLLGYTRKELGGSLLSKIFKVPSQAPKVRLQEDLLSSEVVIDAINEEKITFAKDISRGGLAASLFNIIVHGYGVEISTKSILSDTDNVVENLFSESSGRFVILTNEPEWIVEKSRSKGIVASIIGKVNKKTSILTIDNTDYDLKTIVNNYFNFLEEVIGNG; encoded by the coding sequence ATGGGCTTAAATCTTCTCCCGATAGAAATGGACGACATTCGAAAAAGGTTAGATAGAGAACCTAATGAGATTGAGTGGAGGGTGATTGACGCTGTATGGTCAGAACATTGTTCTTATAAGTCATCTAAAATCTTCTTGAAGAGCTTTTCCATAGATAGCCCCAATGTCATAATGGGCATAAAAGACTGGCAAGATGCTGGAGCAGTGGACATAGGAGATGGATGGGCTATAGTAATAAAGGTTGAAAGCCATAACCATCCGTCCGCAATTGATCCATTTAATGGTGCCGCAACAGGTGTAGGAGGAATAATAAGGGACATTATCAGCAAGGGGGCTAAACCAATTGCACTCATGGACATGATAAGGGTTGGAAATCTAAAAATAAGGAAAAACGTATGGTTACTTAAGAACATAATTGCGGGAATTGCGGCATATGGAAATAGTATTGGAGTTCCAGTAGTTGGTGGAGAATTATCATTCGATGATACATATAATGATAATCCGCTAGTAGATGTAGCAGCAATTGGAATAGTTAGAAAAGATAAGATAAAACCAAGTATAGTAGATAAAGCAGGACTTAAATTAGTGTTAGCAGGACTTACTGGAATTGATGGTTTAGGTGGGGCTTCATTCGCGTCCAGAAAGTTAAGTGGTGAAGACGAAATTGGAGCAGTACAGATAGCTGATCCTTTCGCTGGGAAAATTATACTAGATGTAACATTAGAGATTGCTGATAAGGTAGAGGCTATTAAGGACTTAGGGGGCGGAGGGCTAGCAGTTGCTGTAACTGAGATGGCAAATGGACTTGGTGCTATAGTAGATATAGAGAAAATTCCGTTACGTGTAAAAAATATGGATCCTGCAGACGTAATCATATCTGAAACACAAGAGAGAATGTTATACGCAGTGGAGGAGAAAAACGTTGAGGAAGTATGTAAAGCTTTTGAAGAGTACGAATATCCTTGCAGTGTAATAGGTGAGATAACTAGTGAACCAATAATTAAGTTTAGATATTTTGGTAAAGATCTCGTTTCCCTGCCCACAAACGCGTTACTGGAGCCACCGAAGTTTTTATGGCCAATAAAAAACGTTAGGAAGAACGTTGAAGAGAAAAATGTTGATTTATCGTTAGAAAGCACAATATACACTGTATTATCACATCCAGATTTGGTAAGTAAAGAATGGGTTTATTCGCAGTTCGATTATGAAGTAAATACCTCAACAGTAGTCAAACCCGGTGATGCTAATGGCGCAGTAGTTTCGCTTCCTAACGGCAAGTTATTAGCGATAAAGGCCGATGGAAACCCTGACTTGTGCTCTGAGGATGCATATGAGTGTGGAAAAGGAATCGTGGCAGAGGCTTATAGAAATTTGGCTACAGTAGGAGCTAGAGGAATGGTTGCAGTTGACCATTTACAGTTTGGGGATCCAAAGAAGCCAGAAGTTTACTATACTTTCGTAGAAGCAATAAGAGGTATAGGGGAGGCTACTAGATTCTTTAACATACCTATTGTTGGCGGGAAAGTATCATTTTATAATGAAAATAGTCAAGGAAAACCAATAAAGCCAACACCTTTAATAGTAATGGCAGGGTTAGTTCAAGGTAAATTACTTAAAAATAGAGTGGAAGATAGTTCATACGTTGTATTACTGGGGTACACACGAAAAGAATTAGGAGGATCACTATTATCAAAGATATTTAAGGTTCCTAGCCAAGCTCCTAAAGTAAGGTTACAAGAGGATCTATTATCTTCTGAGGTAGTAATTGATGCTATAAATGAGGAGAAAATTACATTTGCGAAGGATATAAGTAGAGGTGGCCTAGCGGCTTCTCTTTTCAACATAATAGTTCATGGATACGGAGTAGAAATAAGTACTAAGAGTATTTTGAGCGATACTGACAATGTTGTAGAGAATTTATTCTCTGAAAGTAGTGGACGTTTCGTTATCTTAACTAATGAACCAGAATGGATAGTTGAAAAGAGCAGGAGTAAAGGTATTGTAGCATCTATAATAGGAAAAGTTAATAAAAAAACAAGTATATTAACCATTGACAATACAGATTATGATCTTAAAACTATAGTTAATAATTACTTTAATTTTCTTGAGGAGGTGATAGGTAATGGGTAA
- the purF gene encoding amidophosphoribosyltransferase, producing the protein MGNIHDKCGIFAVSSPKEVNIQLLVEGIRLLQHRGQESAGIAYAENGEILTIKGLGLVDEVFKENLNKFIKNGIGHVRYSTSGKSSIEEAQPLGDSSVVVTFNGTISNYYQFGSFKVDTEFIYRFFKQKLTFHSIPDTVKEFMKVVDGGYSVAILLNDEEIVIFRDPRGFHPVVLGFLEGSLVVSSEDSVIRQLGGSVLKHILPGEVITMKNGKILYDKVIYEEEKNYATCSFEYIYFARPDSNIDGHSVYSARIRLGELLAEKHPANGDIVVPVPDSSRPIALGFSRKSRIPLEEPLVRTISSVRSFIMPTQDKRNEVLEEKFGVVVDAVRDKRIVLIDDSIVRGNTMKRIISMLRNAGAKEIHVRIGSPMIKYPCYMGIDFPKREELIAHNKSEREIGNELNADSIEFLSVEEMVQAIGRRDLCNACFSGVYPLKFKYNSTELERVFGK; encoded by the coding sequence ATGGGTAACATACATGATAAATGTGGTATCTTTGCTGTATCTAGTCCTAAAGAAGTAAATATTCAACTACTAGTAGAGGGAATTAGACTACTTCAGCATAGAGGTCAAGAATCGGCAGGTATCGCATATGCTGAGAATGGGGAAATATTGACAATTAAGGGACTTGGACTTGTAGATGAAGTATTTAAGGAAAATCTTAATAAATTTATAAAAAATGGAATAGGTCATGTAAGATATTCAACAAGTGGAAAAAGCTCAATTGAAGAAGCACAACCTTTAGGTGACTCAAGCGTAGTTGTGACATTTAATGGGACTATAAGTAACTATTATCAATTTGGTTCATTTAAAGTAGATACTGAATTTATATATAGGTTCTTTAAGCAAAAATTAACCTTTCACTCTATTCCCGATACCGTAAAGGAATTTATGAAAGTTGTTGATGGTGGATACTCTGTAGCTATTCTTTTGAATGATGAAGAGATTGTGATATTTAGAGATCCTAGAGGATTTCATCCAGTTGTATTAGGATTTTTAGAAGGATCATTAGTAGTTTCCTCGGAGGATTCCGTTATTAGACAGCTAGGTGGGAGCGTTTTGAAACACATTCTACCAGGGGAGGTGATAACAATGAAAAATGGCAAAATATTATATGACAAAGTGATCTATGAAGAGGAGAAGAATTATGCTACTTGTTCCTTCGAATATATATACTTTGCAAGACCGGATTCTAATATAGATGGACATTCAGTCTACTCAGCTAGGATAAGGTTAGGTGAGTTATTGGCAGAGAAACATCCAGCTAATGGAGATATTGTAGTTCCAGTGCCGGACTCATCAAGACCGATAGCGTTGGGCTTTTCTAGAAAAAGTCGTATACCTCTGGAGGAACCTCTAGTTAGAACAATTTCCTCCGTAAGATCATTCATAATGCCAACTCAAGATAAGAGAAATGAGGTATTAGAAGAGAAATTTGGAGTGGTTGTTGATGCGGTAAGGGATAAAAGAATAGTTTTGATAGACGACTCAATAGTTAGGGGAAATACTATGAAGAGAATAATAAGTATGCTACGTAATGCTGGTGCCAAAGAGATTCATGTACGTATAGGATCACCCATGATAAAATACCCTTGCTATATGGGAATAGACTTTCCTAAAAGAGAAGAGTTAATTGCCCATAATAAATCTGAAAGAGAAATAGGAAATGAGTTGAATGCAGATTCTATTGAATTTCTAAGTGTTGAAGAGATGGTACAAGCAATAGGTAGAAGGGATTTATGCAACGCGTGTTTTTCTGGGGTTTATCCTCTCAAATTTAAATATAATTCGACAGAGTTAGAAAGAGTATTTGGGAAGTGA